From Pseudovibrio sp. Tun.PSC04-5.I4, a single genomic window includes:
- a CDS encoding IS5 family transposase: protein MPHKYNASQRHKFAKPGYRVTNWSDYNESLRQRADVSVWISHDVAQSWSASKRTTRGGQPQYSALAIEVCLTARAVFGLALRQTQGFLRSVFRLMKLDLPVPDFSTLSRRAGNLQLSNIKSKIGKEPVHLVVDSTGLKIFGAGEWQETKHGTRIKRRSWRKLHLGRDLNTGEILCSELTEESVGDPTTLPELLGQVEGPVARFLGDGAYVNAESNFPTCAGRKVLSLSIW from the coding sequence ATGCCGCATAAGTACAACGCCTCACAGCGCCACAAATTTGCGAAGCCCGGCTATCGTGTCACGAACTGGAGTGATTACAATGAGAGCCTGAGGCAGCGCGCAGATGTGAGTGTGTGGATCAGCCATGATGTTGCTCAGAGTTGGTCAGCAAGCAAGAGAACAACGCGTGGTGGCCAGCCCCAATACTCTGCTCTGGCGATTGAAGTGTGCCTGACGGCCCGAGCGGTCTTTGGTCTGGCGCTACGCCAGACGCAAGGTTTCCTGCGCTCTGTGTTCAGGCTTATGAAGCTAGATCTTCCAGTACCTGATTTTTCAACCTTGTCTCGCAGAGCGGGAAACTTGCAGCTTTCAAACATAAAATCAAAGATTGGAAAAGAGCCCGTGCATCTGGTGGTTGACAGTACTGGCTTGAAGATCTTTGGTGCAGGTGAATGGCAGGAAACCAAGCATGGAACCAGGATAAAGCGCAGATCCTGGCGCAAATTGCACCTTGGCCGGGACTTGAACACCGGCGAAATTTTGTGCTCTGAACTCACTGAAGAGAGTGTTGGCGACCCGACGACCTTGCCAGAATTGTTGGGCCAAGTTGAAGGCCCGGTTGCCAGGTTTCTTGGCGATGGTGCCTATGTCAATGCTGAGTCAAATTTCCCCACATGTGCTGGACGGAAAGTCCTCAGTTTGAGTATTTGGTGA
- the istA gene encoding IS21 family transposase, which yields MVNLGKIVMIHNLKQQGLSVSAIARKAGLDRKTVSKYLHQGLEAPVYGPRQRDGRVLEEYKGYLLERLERFPGLSARRLLRELKTLGFKGGYSTVTEYLRLIRPAPPHAFERRFETAPGQQAQVDFAEFQVAFTSEPDVVRKVFLFSMVLSNSRFLWGRYCANQKLETVLRCHIAAFEVFGGATLEVLYDRMKTAVLGEEPDGTVLFNPALVALLDHYGAQPDACQPYRAKTKGKVERPFRYIRQDFFLGRTVRDLDDLNAQFTRWCKEIANARVHATTNRVVGEVFGEEQPALIPLPAHPYDAVLLVERRVTRDGMVSVGGNLYSVPDTVKKRMVEVQHHPQEVRIYENGQLIATHPVMEGKNQRRVDPCHRKAPPRATQRRRLAAEPTKHSGVNQRPLEFYEAVGQRLASTGGKP from the coding sequence GTGGTCAATCTAGGGAAGATCGTAATGATCCATAATTTGAAGCAGCAGGGACTGTCTGTAAGTGCCATAGCGCGCAAAGCCGGGCTGGATAGAAAGACGGTCAGCAAATACTTACACCAAGGCCTTGAAGCTCCTGTCTACGGCCCCCGCCAGCGTGACGGGCGTGTACTGGAGGAATACAAAGGCTATTTACTTGAGCGACTGGAGCGGTTTCCCGGTCTATCTGCCCGGCGCTTGCTTCGTGAGCTGAAGACACTGGGGTTTAAGGGCGGTTACTCCACTGTAACGGAATATCTTCGCCTGATCCGTCCAGCTCCTCCGCATGCATTTGAACGGCGCTTTGAGACAGCACCAGGCCAGCAGGCACAGGTAGATTTTGCTGAGTTTCAGGTGGCGTTCACCAGTGAACCAGATGTGGTGCGAAAAGTCTTTTTGTTTTCAATGGTGCTGAGTAATTCACGGTTTTTGTGGGGGCGCTATTGTGCCAATCAAAAACTAGAGACAGTCCTGCGTTGTCATATCGCGGCCTTTGAGGTCTTCGGCGGAGCGACACTGGAAGTCCTGTATGATCGCATGAAGACAGCCGTTCTGGGAGAGGAGCCAGATGGCACTGTTCTTTTTAATCCTGCTCTTGTCGCTCTTCTGGACCATTATGGCGCTCAGCCGGATGCCTGCCAGCCCTACCGGGCCAAAACCAAGGGCAAGGTGGAGCGGCCATTTCGTTACATCCGGCAGGATTTCTTCCTTGGTCGTACGGTCCGCGATCTGGACGATCTTAATGCCCAGTTCACACGCTGGTGCAAGGAAATTGCCAATGCCCGTGTTCATGCCACCACCAACCGTGTGGTGGGCGAGGTCTTTGGAGAGGAACAGCCCGCTCTGATCCCTTTGCCAGCGCACCCTTATGATGCTGTTTTACTGGTGGAGCGGCGAGTCACGCGTGATGGCATGGTCTCCGTTGGAGGTAATCTTTATTCAGTGCCGGACACCGTTAAGAAACGGATGGTCGAAGTCCAGCATCACCCGCAAGAGGTGCGCATCTATGAAAACGGTCAGCTCATCGCCACCCATCCGGTCATGGAGGGAAAGAACCAGCGCCGGGTTGATCCATGCCATCGCAAGGCTCCTCCACGGGCAACACAGCGCCGTCGTCTGGCTGCGGAGCCAACCAAACACAGCGGTGTAAACCAACGCCCACTGGAGTTCTATGAAGCGGTAGGTCAACGACTTGCCAGTACTGGAGGTAAGCCATGA
- the istB gene encoding IS21-like element helper ATPase IstB has protein sequence MSSLSKRIQSSLVGLKMPRALEVLDHTLSQLEQGELTALEALDSLLNEEYSTREGRRIGVALTTARLTPIKTLESFDFTFQPSLDRDRIMALAELEFITRNEVVHFLGPPGTGKSHLATALGVAAVKAGKRVYRIALAHLIEALAKAEKEGRLTEKLRFFARTSLLIVDEIGYLPITNGGANLFFQLVNAKYEKGSMILTSNRGFAEWGEIFGDRVIATALLDRLLHHAVVIQIEGASYRLRSHADLMPEHVRANASIAPPPPPKRRGRPPKKES, from the coding sequence ATGAGTTCGCTCAGTAAACGCATTCAGTCTTCACTGGTAGGCTTAAAAATGCCGCGGGCTTTAGAGGTGCTCGACCACACGCTGAGCCAATTGGAACAAGGGGAACTCACGGCACTGGAGGCCCTGGATTCTCTGCTCAATGAAGAATATTCAACACGCGAGGGCCGCCGTATCGGCGTCGCCCTGACGACAGCGCGGCTTACTCCGATAAAAACACTGGAAAGCTTCGACTTTACCTTCCAGCCCTCGCTGGACAGGGATCGCATCATGGCTCTAGCCGAACTGGAGTTCATCACTCGCAATGAAGTGGTACACTTTCTCGGTCCACCTGGTACAGGAAAGAGCCATCTGGCAACTGCTCTTGGGGTTGCAGCCGTTAAAGCGGGTAAACGGGTGTATCGCATTGCTTTAGCTCACCTCATCGAAGCCTTGGCAAAAGCTGAAAAAGAAGGGCGGTTGACTGAGAAACTACGCTTCTTTGCACGAACTTCACTGCTAATCGTCGATGAAATCGGTTATCTGCCAATTACCAATGGGGGAGCAAACTTGTTCTTCCAGCTCGTCAATGCCAAATATGAAAAGGGATCCATGATCCTCACCTCAAACCGTGGCTTTGCGGAATGGGGGGAGATCTTTGGTGATCGCGTTATTGCCACAGCCCTTCTCGATCGGCTTTTGCATCATGCCGTCGTCATCCAGATCGAAGGTGCTAGTTATCGGTTGCGCAGCCATGCGGACCTCATGCCAGAGCACGTACGGGCTAACGCTTCAATAGCTCCACCTCCACCACCAAAACGACGCGGCAGGCCACCCAAAAAGGAGAGTTAG